The Christiangramia flava JLT2011 genome has a segment encoding these proteins:
- a CDS encoding BatD family protein — MKIKFLILSFLLFASGLLQAQVRFEAKVSRDQLGINERLRVDFEMNDDGDNFRPPSFEGFTVVGGPNQKVSQSFLNGKMSFSKTYSFYLQPKERGKLEIGQAEVEIENKIYKTSPIAVNVGAAVDKPTDGDNSEMIADSNLHLVAEVSKSNPYLNEAITVVYKLYVSPRISVSNWRELDSPKYADFWSQNIDQKMRVQDGEYMGEPYRYVILRKTILYPQKTGELNIEPLALSVAVDVPSNRRDIFGSRIYKTVNQTVAADNKKINVKALPDGKPANFTGAVGDFDFNVELSRNTLNAGESLQATVEVKGNGNLKLFDLPELTAPPSLEMYSPERKENVTTNLGGMQGSISEDYTVVPTKKGKYPIPALSFSWFDPQTGTYKTKTSEELLLNVENGPVAANSSSGISNPNKQAVAINDSQFRFIKLKTRLKPLENSQFLGSAGFWSALVLPLALIPLFIFFGKKREERARDVKGNRIRKADKLARKYLSEAKRNLGDQKEFYLALERSLHNYLKAKLRIQTSDMSKDRIEAILQERGVEHSTIQEFLSLLSSCEFARYTPASSDAMKQDYEKAAQVISTLDKQL; from the coding sequence ATGAAAATAAAGTTTTTAATTTTAAGTTTTTTACTGTTTGCAAGCGGTTTGCTTCAGGCGCAGGTGCGTTTCGAGGCAAAAGTGAGCAGGGATCAACTGGGAATTAACGAACGCCTGCGGGTAGACTTTGAAATGAATGATGACGGGGACAATTTCAGGCCACCATCTTTTGAAGGATTTACCGTGGTAGGCGGCCCGAACCAGAAGGTAAGCCAGAGTTTTCTGAATGGAAAAATGTCTTTTTCCAAAACCTATAGCTTTTATCTTCAGCCTAAGGAGCGTGGGAAACTGGAAATTGGCCAGGCCGAAGTAGAGATCGAAAACAAGATCTATAAAACCTCTCCTATTGCCGTGAACGTTGGCGCGGCTGTAGACAAGCCTACTGATGGCGATAATTCTGAAATGATTGCGGACAGTAACCTGCATCTGGTGGCTGAGGTTTCCAAATCGAATCCCTACCTGAACGAAGCGATTACCGTGGTTTATAAGCTCTATGTGAGTCCGCGGATTAGTGTGAGCAACTGGCGGGAACTGGACAGCCCGAAATATGCCGATTTCTGGAGCCAGAATATCGATCAGAAAATGCGAGTTCAGGATGGCGAATACATGGGAGAACCTTATCGTTACGTCATTCTTCGAAAGACTATTTTATATCCGCAGAAAACGGGAGAATTGAATATTGAACCACTGGCGCTTTCTGTAGCGGTAGATGTTCCAAGCAATCGGCGGGACATTTTCGGAAGCAGGATCTACAAGACCGTGAACCAGACGGTGGCGGCAGATAATAAGAAAATCAACGTTAAGGCCCTCCCAGACGGGAAACCCGCAAACTTCACAGGAGCTGTTGGAGATTTCGATTTCAATGTGGAATTGTCGAGGAATACTCTGAATGCCGGGGAAAGTTTGCAGGCCACCGTGGAGGTGAAAGGAAACGGAAATCTGAAATTGTTTGATCTTCCGGAACTTACCGCACCGCCATCCCTGGAAATGTATTCACCGGAAAGAAAAGAGAATGTGACCACGAATCTGGGTGGGATGCAGGGAAGTATTTCAGAAGATTATACGGTAGTGCCCACGAAAAAAGGCAAATATCCCATCCCGGCATTGTCGTTCTCGTGGTTCGATCCGCAGACAGGAACGTACAAAACAAAGACTTCGGAAGAATTGCTGCTGAATGTGGAAAACGGGCCTGTAGCGGCAAATTCTAGTAGCGGGATCAGCAACCCGAACAAACAGGCAGTGGCTATCAACGATTCACAATTCCGTTTCATCAAGCTGAAGACCCGTTTAAAGCCACTTGAAAATAGCCAGTTTCTGGGATCGGCAGGTTTCTGGAGCGCACTGGTGCTTCCGCTGGCACTAATTCCGCTATTTATTTTCTTCGGAAAAAAACGAGAAGAGCGGGCCAGGGATGTAAAAGGGAACAGGATTCGTAAAGCCGATAAGCTCGCGCGAAAGTACCTTTCCGAAGCTAAAAGGAATCTGGGCGACCAAAAGGAATTTTACCTCGCACTGGAACGTTCGCTTCACAATTACCTGAAGGCTAAACTTCGCATCCAGACAAGTGATATGAGCAAGGACCGTATCGAAGCGATCCTACAGGAACGCGGGGTGGAGCACAGCACTATTCAGGAATTCCTATCGCTGCTCTCCAGTTGTGAATTTGCGAGGTATACGCCGGCATCGTCTGATGCGATGAAACAGGATTATGAGAAAGCAGCTCAGGTTATTTCAACTCTGGATAAACAATTGTAA
- a CDS encoding tetratricopeptide repeat protein, whose amino-acid sequence MRNWITVIAIFVSLLGYSQNEELFEKGNSAYQEGNYESAIQQYEKVLDNGETSAELYYNLANAHYKLNHIAPSIFYFEKALQLDPADKDIQNNIEFARNMAIDDIENVEDRGLSQSLQNLIATFSSGAWAGIAIFFSVLFVVLFLLYYYSRRPLVKRLFLGVAALSMVFCIAAVVFGFQQRAFVEDNQYAIIFSEEADVRDEPNLRGDASFQLHEGTKAKILEDYQEWTRIELANGAQGWTNSTNLRRL is encoded by the coding sequence ATGAGAAACTGGATCACCGTCATAGCGATTTTTGTGAGTTTGCTGGGGTATTCTCAAAACGAGGAACTCTTCGAAAAAGGAAATTCTGCATACCAGGAGGGAAATTATGAAAGCGCCATCCAGCAATACGAGAAAGTACTGGACAATGGAGAGACTTCAGCAGAGTTGTATTACAACCTGGCCAACGCACATTACAAGCTCAACCATATAGCGCCGAGTATTTTTTATTTTGAGAAGGCTTTACAGCTGGATCCTGCAGATAAGGATATTCAGAATAACATAGAGTTCGCCCGGAATATGGCCATAGATGATATTGAAAACGTGGAAGATCGCGGGCTGTCTCAAAGCCTTCAAAACCTGATTGCTACTTTTTCCAGCGGGGCCTGGGCGGGAATTGCTATTTTCTTCTCCGTTCTGTTCGTTGTGCTGTTTCTGCTTTATTACTATTCCCGAAGACCACTTGTAAAACGCCTATTCCTGGGGGTTGCTGCATTAAGTATGGTTTTCTGTATCGCGGCCGTAGTCTTTGGATTTCAGCAGCGTGCATTTGTGGAAGATAACCAGTATGCGATCATTTTCAGTGAAGAAGCCGATGTTCGTGATGAGCCAAATTTGAGAGGAGACGCCAGTTTTCAGTTGCATGAAGGCACCAAGGCGAAGATTCTGGAAGATTACCAGGAATGGACCAGGATCGAACTGGCTAATGGAGCTCAGGGCTGGACGAATTCTACTAATTTAAGAAGGCTATAA
- a CDS encoding SulP family inorganic anion transporter, producing the protein MFKHLNKDFPASIVVFFVAIPLCLGIALASGAPLFSGLIAGIIGGIVVGSLSGSSLGVSGPAAGLAAIVLAAITDMGYENLLLAVVIGGAIQIVFGLLKAGIIGYYFPSSVIKGMLTGIGIIIILKQIPHFFGYDDDPLGDWAFFQVDGENTFSEILNMVNGISPGATTIAIISMAILILWEAVLTKKAKIFRLIQGPLVAVAIGIIFYLMTRGSETFGIMKDHLVAVPVPDSFDSFIGQFTLPSFEMIGTMDMWITGFTIALVASLETLLCVEATDKLDPHKRTTPTNRELFAQGTGNVLSGMIGGLPITQVIVRSSANIQSGGQTKLSAIMHGFLLLISIIIIPNILNYIPLSVLAAILFIVGYKLAKPALFIEMFRKGWKQWIPFVVTVVGIVFGDLLIGISLGLVVGICVILIKSYQNSYFLHIENPNSGSKTVKMTLAEEVTFINKGAIIKELNNLDKDSFLIMDVTKTKYLDNDIIEILDDFKIKAAEKNIDIQIISERGTVKNPESYYDFFQQKKKTA; encoded by the coding sequence ATGTTCAAACATCTCAATAAAGATTTTCCGGCGAGTATCGTCGTGTTTTTTGTAGCAATCCCTTTATGTCTGGGTATTGCCCTTGCCAGTGGCGCCCCTTTGTTTTCCGGGTTGATTGCCGGTATCATTGGTGGTATTGTTGTAGGTTCTTTAAGTGGCTCCAGTCTTGGAGTGAGTGGTCCTGCTGCCGGGCTGGCGGCCATCGTTCTGGCAGCCATTACGGATATGGGTTATGAAAACCTGTTGCTGGCGGTGGTTATAGGTGGTGCTATCCAGATCGTCTTTGGATTATTGAAGGCAGGGATCATAGGCTACTATTTCCCATCTTCGGTGATCAAAGGAATGTTAACGGGTATTGGGATTATCATTATTCTCAAGCAAATTCCGCATTTCTTCGGATACGATGATGATCCACTTGGAGACTGGGCATTTTTCCAGGTTGACGGTGAAAATACCTTTTCAGAAATATTGAATATGGTTAACGGCATTAGCCCCGGCGCCACTACGATCGCTATTATTAGTATGGCTATCCTGATCTTATGGGAAGCAGTTCTGACCAAAAAAGCAAAGATCTTTCGATTGATCCAGGGACCATTGGTAGCGGTGGCTATCGGGATCATTTTTTACCTGATGACCAGGGGTTCGGAAACTTTTGGAATCATGAAAGATCACCTGGTAGCCGTACCGGTTCCAGACAGCTTTGACTCCTTTATTGGCCAGTTCACTTTGCCTTCCTTTGAAATGATCGGGACCATGGATATGTGGATAACCGGTTTTACCATCGCACTGGTAGCGAGCCTGGAAACCTTGTTATGTGTGGAAGCGACAGATAAGCTTGACCCGCATAAAAGGACCACTCCTACCAACAGGGAACTTTTCGCCCAGGGAACCGGGAACGTGCTTTCCGGGATGATCGGCGGTCTGCCTATAACACAGGTAATCGTACGAAGTTCAGCCAATATCCAGTCTGGAGGGCAAACCAAACTTTCAGCGATCATGCATGGTTTTCTCTTGCTGATTTCGATCATCATTATTCCAAATATTCTGAATTACATCCCGCTTTCGGTCCTGGCGGCAATCCTGTTCATTGTAGGATATAAACTGGCAAAACCGGCACTGTTCATTGAGATGTTCCGAAAAGGGTGGAAACAATGGATTCCGTTTGTGGTTACCGTAGTGGGAATTGTTTTCGGTGACCTTCTGATCGGTATCAGTTTAGGCCTGGTCGTGGGAATTTGCGTAATTCTAATCAAATCATACCAAAACTCTTATTTCCTGCATATCGAGAACCCAAATAGCGGCAGCAAAACCGTTAAAATGACCCTGGCGGAAGAAGTGACATTTATCAACAAAGGAGCGATCATCAAAGAGTTGAACAACCTTGATAAAGATTCGTTTCTTATTATGGATGTTACTAAAACGAAATACCTGGACAACGATATTATTGAAATTCTGGATGATTTTAAAATTAAGGCAGCGGAAAAAAATATCGATATTCAGATCATTTCGGAACGTGGAACCGTTAAAAATCCTGAGAGTTACTATGATTTCTTTCAGCAGAAAAAAAAGACTGCTTAA
- a CDS encoding carbonic anhydrase family protein, producing MISDIIDQEKQSELTPQAVLEDLMEGNKRFVENRMHSRDYASQINKTSGGQWPQAVILGCIDSRVPVETVFDQGVGDVFAARVAGNFENTDILGSMEYSCKVAGSKLVMVLGHEACGAVKSACDHVELGNITHLLSNIQPAVEATETSGERNSQNADFVAGVVQKNVELTLVRIREKSPILKEMEENGEIKIVGAVYSISTGKVTVL from the coding sequence ATGATTAGTGATATTATCGACCAGGAAAAACAGTCAGAATTAACTCCGCAGGCAGTGCTGGAGGATTTGATGGAAGGCAATAAGCGTTTCGTCGAAAATCGTATGCACAGTCGTGATTATGCGTCGCAAATCAATAAAACTAGTGGCGGGCAGTGGCCCCAAGCGGTCATTCTTGGCTGTATTGATTCCCGTGTTCCCGTGGAAACTGTTTTTGATCAGGGTGTAGGAGACGTTTTTGCTGCTCGTGTTGCTGGAAATTTTGAAAATACAGATATTCTCGGAAGTATGGAATACTCTTGCAAAGTGGCGGGTAGTAAATTGGTGATGGTGCTAGGACACGAGGCCTGCGGTGCTGTTAAATCGGCTTGCGATCATGTGGAATTGGGAAATATTACCCATTTGCTTTCCAACATTCAACCTGCCGTGGAAGCAACAGAAACTTCTGGTGAAAGAAACTCTCAGAATGCAGATTTTGTCGCCGGAGTAGTGCAAAAAAATGTGGAATTGACCCTGGTGAGAATTCGAGAAAAAAGTCCTATTCTGAAAGAGATGGAAGAGAACGGTGAAATCAAGATCGTTGGAGCTGTGTACTCTATCAGCACCGGAAAGGTAACAGTTCTGTAA
- a CDS encoding CvpA family protein, whose product MNSVDIILSLVLLYGLVRGFFRGFLVELASLVGIVAGIYGAVHFSQYVGTLLSDLFDWKPEYLNLIAFALTFILIVFLVSLAGKALTKVASLAMLGLVNKLLGAVFGFLKSAFVASVIIMFFRATNEHVEIVEAETLEDSVLYEPVESIAPVILPSIIKQVKEKDLLEKPEERS is encoded by the coding sequence ATGAATTCCGTAGACATCATTCTTAGCCTGGTCCTGCTTTACGGACTGGTTAGAGGTTTTTTCAGAGGTTTCCTGGTAGAACTGGCTTCGCTCGTGGGAATTGTCGCCGGGATCTATGGCGCAGTGCATTTTTCCCAGTATGTAGGTACGTTGCTGTCTGATCTTTTTGACTGGAAACCGGAATACCTCAACCTTATTGCTTTTGCGCTCACCTTTATCCTGATCGTTTTCCTGGTGTCCCTTGCCGGCAAAGCTCTGACCAAAGTGGCCAGCCTGGCTATGCTGGGACTGGTAAATAAATTACTGGGGGCAGTTTTTGGGTTTCTGAAATCTGCTTTCGTAGCCAGTGTGATTATCATGTTCTTCAGAGCTACGAATGAGCACGTGGAAATTGTGGAAGCTGAAACGCTGGAGGATTCGGTTTTGTACGAACCGGTAGAGTCGATTGCCCCGGTCATTCTTCCGTCTATCATTAAACAGGTAAAAGAAAAGGACCTGCTGGAAAAACCCGAAGAGCGGAGCTAA
- the pheS gene encoding phenylalanine--tRNA ligase subunit alpha: protein MIDEIKGHIAEVENFNAENAEAIEQFRIKYLGKKGILNDFFAEFKNVPNEQKKEFGQVLNELKTAAQARVHALKEELDRNQDEKGVYGDLSRPSEPIEIGSRHPISIVKNQIIEIFSNIGFNVSEGPEMEDDWHNFTALNLPEYHPARDMQDTFFIQTNPDILLRTHTSSVQVRYMEENKPPIRTISPGRVFRNEAISARSHCIFHQVEGLYIDKDVSFADLKQTLLYFTKQLFGKSKIRLRPSYFPFTEPSAEVDIYWGLETETDYRITKGTGWLEIMGCGMVDPNVLRNCNIDPTEYSGFAFGMGIERIAMLLYQIGDIRMFYENDLRFLEQFKSAL from the coding sequence ATGATAGACGAGATTAAAGGGCATATCGCTGAGGTTGAAAATTTTAATGCTGAAAATGCGGAAGCAATTGAACAATTCCGTATCAAATACCTGGGCAAAAAGGGAATTTTAAATGACTTTTTTGCGGAATTCAAGAATGTTCCAAACGAGCAGAAAAAAGAATTCGGCCAAGTATTGAATGAACTCAAAACAGCAGCCCAGGCTCGTGTTCATGCGCTGAAGGAAGAATTAGACAGGAACCAGGACGAAAAAGGAGTTTATGGAGATCTTTCCAGGCCTTCAGAACCTATTGAAATTGGGTCGAGACATCCTATTTCGATCGTGAAGAACCAGATCATCGAGATCTTTTCCAATATTGGTTTCAATGTTTCCGAAGGACCAGAAATGGAGGATGACTGGCATAATTTTACTGCGCTGAACCTTCCGGAATACCATCCGGCAAGAGACATGCAGGATACTTTTTTCATCCAGACGAACCCAGATATTCTCCTGAGAACGCACACATCATCCGTGCAGGTACGCTATATGGAAGAAAATAAGCCGCCTATCAGGACGATTTCCCCGGGAAGGGTTTTCCGTAACGAGGCGATTTCTGCCCGTTCTCACTGTATTTTCCATCAGGTTGAAGGTTTATATATAGATAAAGATGTGTCTTTTGCAGACCTGAAACAAACCCTGTTGTATTTTACCAAGCAACTCTTCGGAAAGTCCAAGATCAGGCTACGACCCTCTTACTTCCCATTTACCGAACCAAGTGCCGAAGTAGATATCTATTGGGGTCTTGAAACAGAAACCGATTACCGAATTACGAAAGGTACTGGCTGGCTGGAGATCATGGGTTGCGGAATGGTAGACCCGAACGTGCTGCGCAATTGCAATATCGATCCTACCGAATACTCTGGTTTTGCTTTTGGGATGGGAATCGAACGTATCGCCATGTTGTTGTATCAAATTGGTGACATTCGCATGTTCTATGAGAATGACCTGCGTTTCCTGGAACAATTCAAATCTGCCCTGTAA
- a CDS encoding NAD(P)H-dependent glycerol-3-phosphate dehydrogenase, with product MEGTPRFGVIGGGSWATAIVKMLCENLEKVNWYMRSVYALEHIKKQEHNPNYLSSVEFDVSQLNLSNDINKIVEESDYLIFAIPSAFLKRELDELQIPLENKVVFSAIKGIVPESSLIVGEHFNRYFDVPMENIGVLTGPCHAEEVALERLSYLTVACYDEQKAELVAKFLSSDYITCKISDDVIGTEYAAMLKNIYAIAAGIAHGLGYGDNFQSVLMSNAIREMKKFIKKVHKMKRNINDSAYLGDLLVTGYSIFSRNRMFGNMIGKGYTVKSAQMEMSMVAEGYYATESAFKINKELKAKTPIINAVYNILYEGKNPKKVFNKLVDKLD from the coding sequence ATGGAAGGAACTCCCAGATTTGGTGTAATTGGCGGCGGTAGTTGGGCTACCGCGATCGTAAAGATGTTATGTGAAAACCTGGAAAAGGTGAACTGGTATATGCGCAGTGTATACGCACTGGAACACATCAAAAAACAGGAACATAATCCCAATTATCTCAGTTCTGTGGAATTCGACGTTTCTCAGCTGAACCTGAGCAATGATATCAATAAGATCGTAGAAGAATCAGATTACCTCATTTTTGCGATCCCTTCCGCATTTCTGAAGAGAGAACTGGACGAGCTACAAATTCCATTGGAAAATAAAGTCGTTTTTTCGGCCATTAAGGGAATTGTTCCGGAAAGCAGTTTGATCGTGGGCGAACATTTCAACAGGTATTTTGATGTCCCCATGGAAAATATTGGAGTGCTTACCGGGCCCTGTCATGCTGAAGAAGTGGCACTGGAACGACTTTCCTATTTGACAGTCGCCTGTTATGACGAACAGAAAGCGGAACTGGTTGCCAAATTTCTATCCAGCGACTACATCACCTGTAAGATCAGTGATGACGTGATTGGTACCGAATATGCCGCGATGTTGAAGAATATTTATGCCATCGCTGCCGGGATTGCGCACGGCCTGGGTTATGGCGACAACTTTCAGAGCGTTTTGATGAGCAATGCCATTCGCGAAATGAAGAAATTCATCAAAAAAGTGCACAAGATGAAGCGCAATATCAACGATTCGGCTTATCTGGGTGACCTGCTGGTTACCGGATATTCTATTTTTAGTCGCAACCGAATGTTTGGAAATATGATTGGTAAGGGTTATACAGTAAAGAGTGCTCAAATGGAGATGAGTATGGTCGCGGAAGGCTATTATGCTACAGAAAGCGCATTTAAGATCAATAAAGAACTCAAAGCCAAAACGCCAATTATCAATGCCGTATACAATATTCTCTACGAGGGAAAAAACCCTAAGAAGGTGTTTAATAAACTGGTAGACAAACTGGATTAA
- the lysM gene encoding peptidoglycan-binding protein LysM yields MGIFSFIKDAGKKIFGVDKERATDAGRSDKLIKDEKKENEKAAKKLEETIKDLNLKVKNLDIFIEEDMAIISGRALDQATREKVVLVVGNSEGIAQVDDRMDVENIEPEAVFHTVERGDTLSKISKEHYGDPNQYPLIFEANKPMLQDPDKIYPGQVLRIPPMESKR; encoded by the coding sequence ATGGGAATATTCTCCTTTATTAAAGACGCAGGTAAAAAGATTTTTGGAGTAGATAAAGAACGGGCTACTGATGCCGGCCGAAGTGACAAACTCATTAAAGACGAGAAAAAAGAAAATGAAAAGGCCGCCAAAAAGCTGGAGGAAACAATCAAAGATCTCAACCTGAAGGTCAAAAACCTGGATATTTTCATTGAAGAAGACATGGCGATCATCTCGGGAAGAGCGCTCGACCAGGCAACCCGGGAAAAAGTGGTGCTCGTCGTTGGGAATTCTGAAGGTATTGCACAGGTAGATGATAGAATGGATGTGGAAAATATCGAGCCAGAAGCGGTGTTCCATACCGTGGAACGTGGCGATACCCTGAGCAAAATTTCAAAAGAACATTATGGTGATCCCAATCAATATCCGTTGATTTTTGAAGCGAACAAACCCATGCTTCAGGATCCCGATAAAATATATCCAGGGCAGGTACTCCGTATTCCGCCTATGGAATCTAAAAGATAA
- the nadD gene encoding nicotinate (nicotinamide) nucleotide adenylyltransferase, with product MHKKTGLFFGTFNPIHIGHLIIANHLAEFSDLEEIWLVVTPHNPHKKKKTLLDNNQRLEMVYRACEDYPKLQPSNIEFSLPQPNYTVNTLAHLQEKFPERQFCLIMGEDNLKGLPKWKNYEVLLENYEIYVYPRISEETNTEDLAKHPRIHMIDAPIIEISATHIRNSIKAGKNVRPLLPNKVWEYLDEMNFYR from the coding sequence ATGCATAAGAAAACCGGACTGTTTTTCGGCACGTTCAACCCTATTCATATAGGCCACCTGATCATTGCTAATCACCTAGCTGAATTTTCAGACCTGGAAGAGATCTGGCTGGTGGTCACGCCACATAATCCGCATAAGAAAAAGAAAACCTTACTGGACAATAACCAGCGATTGGAAATGGTTTACCGGGCCTGTGAAGATTACCCGAAATTACAGCCCAGTAATATCGAGTTTTCCCTGCCACAACCCAATTACACGGTGAATACCCTGGCGCATCTCCAGGAAAAGTTCCCCGAAAGACAATTTTGCCTGATTATGGGAGAGGACAACTTGAAGGGTCTTCCTAAATGGAAAAATTATGAGGTTTTGTTGGAAAATTATGAGATCTATGTTTATCCAAGGATTTCCGAAGAGACGAATACTGAAGATCTGGCAAAACATCCGAGGATCCATATGATCGACGCCCCGATCATTGAGATCTCGGCCACCCATATTCGCAACAGCATCAAAGCCGGCAAGAATGTAAGGCCATTGCTACCTAATAAAGTATGGGAATACCTGGACGAAATGAACTTTTACCGGTAA
- the gmk gene encoding guanylate kinase gives MNEGKLIVFSAPSGSGKTTIVRHLLKHPELKLDFSISATSREPRENEVHGKDYYFLNLKDFKQKIKNDEFLEWEEVYRDNFYGTLKSEVERIWKEGKHVIFDIDVVGGLDIKNIYPERTLAVFVKPPSIEELKIRLKKRKTESEDKINMRVAKASIELATAPQFDFIIENNNLDIALKEAYDLVANYTNAVKPGDA, from the coding sequence ATGAACGAAGGAAAACTGATCGTGTTCTCGGCTCCGTCCGGTTCAGGAAAAACCACTATTGTTCGTCATTTATTGAAACACCCGGAATTGAAACTAGACTTTTCCATTTCGGCAACTTCCAGAGAACCCCGTGAAAATGAGGTTCATGGAAAAGATTACTATTTCCTTAATCTGAAAGACTTCAAGCAAAAGATCAAAAACGACGAATTTCTCGAATGGGAAGAGGTTTATCGTGATAATTTCTACGGAACGCTGAAAAGCGAAGTGGAAAGGATCTGGAAAGAAGGCAAGCACGTGATCTTTGATATCGATGTGGTGGGAGGCCTGGATATCAAGAATATATATCCTGAACGCACGCTTGCCGTTTTTGTGAAGCCCCCGAGTATCGAAGAACTGAAGATCAGGTTGAAAAAACGAAAGACCGAGAGCGAAGACAAGATCAATATGCGGGTCGCAAAAGCTTCCATTGAACTGGCTACCGCGCCACAATTCGATTTTATCATTGAAAACAACAATCTGGATATCGCCCTGAAAGAGGCCTACGACCTGGTAGCCAATTACACCAACGCTGTAAAGCCTGGCGATGCATAA